The stretch of DNA CGCGCCTCGCCTTCGGTTCCGACTTTCCGGTAGAGCATCCCAATCCCTTCGCGGGGCTCGAAGTGGCCGTCACCCGGGTCGATGCCAGCGGCGAACCCGTAGGCGGATGGCGCGCCGAGGAAGCCGTCGATCTCGGCACCGCGCTGGCCGCCTTTACCGTCCATGCCGCCTATGCGGGGTTCGCGGAGGAACAGTTCGGCGCGCTCGAGCCGGGTCGCTATGCCGATTTCATTATCGTGGATCGTGACATTTCCGCGATCAATCCCTCGCAGATCAGCGAGACCGACGTTCTCGCCACCTATGTGGGCGGTGAACGCGTCTGGAGCGCGCAGGACTGACGCTCCGCAACGTTGATTGCTGCCGGTTTCCCGTCAGCTCGCTGCTGCGCGTTCGGTCAGCATCGAAGGCGTGAGGAGCTGGGGCAGTTCCTCCGCTTCCTCGCCCGGCGGATACCATAGATAGAGCGGGACCGCGCCGCGCTGTCGCTCTTCGAGGAAGCGGGTGATGGTGTCGTTCCCATCGGTCCAATCGGCCACGAAGACGGCAACATCGGCTTCATCGAAAGCCTCGCGCACGCTGTCGCGGGCGATGGCGACGCGCTCGTTGGCCTTGCAGGTGAGGCACCAGTCGGCGGTGAAATAGACGAAGACGGGCCGCCCAGCGCCCCGCGCAGCGGCGACGCGCTCGGGGCTCCAAGCCGTCGCGCCCGGAACGCTGACGTTGCGCTCGATCGGGCGGTCGGGAAGCGTCACGATGCCGAGCAGGGCGACCGCGCCGACGGCCGCCACCGCGGTGCGAAGCATCCCGACGCGCCGGGCGATCAGGCCGAAGATGGCGGCCATCAAGCCCAATGCGAAGATGCCGCCCGCCAGTCCGACCGGTCCCGCCAGTCGCCACAGGAGCCACAGGCAGGCAGCGACGGTCAGCCCCATCGGAAGCGCGAGCCAGCGCTTGAAGGTGGTCATCCACGGACCCGGGCGCGGCATCCTTCGCCGCAGCGCGGGAATGAACCCCAGCGCAAGGAAGGGAAGCGCGAGACCCAGCCCGAGCATCGCGAAAATGCCCATGCCGACGAGCGGCGGGAGCAGGAGCGCGGTGCCGATGGCGGTGCCGAGAAACGGTCCCGCGCAGGGCGTGGCGACGAACGCGGCCAGCGCTCCGGTCCCGATGGAGGAACGGGTTTCGACATCGCCGGCCACGACCGGAAGCTCGAACAGACCGAGCAGATTATAGGTAATCGCACCTGACAGGAGGAGTAGGACGAAGATGGTCCGCGGATCCTGAAGCTGGAAGGCCCAGCCGACCGCATTGCCGCCTTCGCGCAGCAGGATCAGCAGCAGGCCGAGCGAGGCAGTGCCTAGTACCGCGCCGAGTGTATAGCCGAGCGCGTCACGACGGGCGCGCGTCTCGCTGGTCCCCGAGCGGGCCAGATGCAGCGCCTTGATGGTCAGGACCGGAAAGACGCACGGCATGAGATTGAGAAGCAGTCCGCCGATCAACGCGCCCGCCAGCGCGAGCAACGTCGCTTCTCCCCCGCCATCCCCGGTGATCGGTCGCCCTCCCGTCGGAACCTCGCCCGGACGAGCGCGAAATTCCAGGCCCTGCCCGTTGCCCAGCCGGATCACCCCCGCCAGCGACGCGGGGTCGGCGCCCTCGCGCGCGACCAGATCGACGATCAGCCGGTCGCCGTCACGGCGAAAGCGCTGCTCTGCCGAATAGTCGATCACCCTGTCGTCGGCGAGGAACAGGGTCGGTTCGCCAACGTCTAGCGTTTCGGGAACGGGCAGCGCGATGGACAATGTTTCGCCCGTTTTCGCAAATCGCGCCGGGGTTTCCAACAGGCGCGGCAGGTCGCGGCGATAGGCGTCGAACTCGTAGCCCCGATCCGTCCCCTCGCCGATGGGAATGGCGAGATCCACGCGTCCCTGTTCGGGAACGCATACCTCGTCGGTGCAGGCGAGCCAGCGCATGTCGGCCGCGATTCGCACCACGCCGGAGGAGCGCGGCGGCACCGTCAGCCGGGTCAGCAGGGCATGATCGCCCTTGTAGACGTAGTTGATGAGACCCGCGGCCTCCAGGATGACCGGTGTCGGGAAGCGCAGGTCGCCCACCTCGACGCCGTCGGGGACGTCCCATTCGATCTGGAGCGGCAGGCCGGCGTCGCCGGGGTTGAGCCAATAGCCGTGCCAGCCGGGATCGGTGCGGAAGACGATGGCCAGTTCCACCTCGCCGCCGCCCACCGGAACGGGACCTTCGGCGACGAGCGTGGGACGGATGTTGTTCTGCTGCCCCCACGCAGGCCCGGAGGCTGCGAACAGGGCGAGAAGCAACAGGAGGAAGCGCGCCAGCATGGCCCCGCCCTAGCTTGCCGCCGCAGCCTCGTCGAGATTGGGCGAAAGGCGGCGTTTGGCGGTCGCCAGGTCGATCCCGGCACGCTCGGCATAGTCCGCGACCTGGTCCGCCCCGACACGCGCCACCCCGAAATAGGCCGCATCGGCATGCGCGAAATAGAATCCCGACACTGCGCTTGCGGGCCACATTGCATTGTTCTCGGTCAGCGTGATGCCCGCAGGTTCTCCGCCGAGCAGCGCGAAGAGCGGCGGTTTCAGCCCATGGTCGGGACAGGCGGGATAGCCGGGCGCGGGCCGGATGCCGCGATACTTTTCGGCGATCAGCTGATCGTTGCCCAAATCCTCGTCCGGAGCGTAGGCCCATAGTTGGGTGCGAACATGCTGGTGCAAACGCTCCGCGAACGCTTCCGCAAACCGGTCGGCGAGCGCCTTCAGGAGGATCGCGGAGAAATCGTCTCCGGCTGCCTCGAACGCCTTCGCCCGTTCATCGGCGCCGTGGATCGCCACGGCGAACCCGCCGACATGGTCGTCCGCGTCGGCGACGAAATCGGCGAGGCAGAAATTGGCGCGGTCGCCGGGTTTCTTCACCTGCTGGCGGAGGAACGGCATGCGCTGTCCATCGACGATCACGTCGTCGCCATCGCGGTGCGCGGGCCAGACCTGCGCCACGCCGCGCGCAGTCAGCCACTTTTCCTCGATGATGCGATCGAGCATGGCCTGCGCCTCGGCGTACAGTTCGGTCGCGGTTTCGCCGACGACCTCGTCCTCGAGGATGGCGGGAAAGGTGCCGGCCAGTTCCCAGGACCGGAAAAAGGGCGTCCAGTCGATCGTCTCGCGCAGGTCGGCGAGATCCCAGTCGTCGAACAGGTGCCGGCCCGGTTTGGCGGGCGCGGTGGCGACCCCTTCGGGATCGAACGTCGGAGCGTTGGCGCGCGCCTCGGCAAGGCTCAGGATCGCGCCCTTGCCCTTTCCGGCGCGGGCATCGCGCACCTTGGCATAATCTGCCGCAATATCCCCGACATAGGCCGCACGCCCTTCGCCCATCAACTTCGACGCCACGCCGACCGCGCGGCTGGCATCGACGACGTGCAGAACCGGCCCGGAGTAGGCGGGCGCGATCTTGAGCGCGGTATGCACGCGGCTGGTCGTGGCCCCGCCGATCAGCAGCGGCAGGTCCATTCCCTCGCGCTCCATTTCGCTGGCGTTGTGTACCATTTCATCGAGGCTGGGCGTGATGAGACCCGACAGTCCGATCATGTCGGCCTGTCGCGCGCGTGCCGCGTCGAGAATGTCGCCCCACGCGACCATCACGCCCAGATCGACCACTTCGTAGCCGTTACACTGCAGGACGACCCCGACGATGTTCTTGCCGATGTCGTGGACGTCGCCCTTGACCGTCGCGAGCACGATCCGGCCCTTCGTGGAATTGGATCCGCCGACATTCTCCCGCTCGATATAGGGAAGCAGCCGCGCCACCGCCTTTTTCATCACGCGCGCGGACTTGACGACCTGGGGCAGGAACATCTTTCCCGATCCGAACAGGTCGCCGACATGGTTCATGCCGTCCATCAACGGTCCTTCGATGACCTCGATGGCGCGGCCGCGCGACTGTCGCGCCTCTTCCACGTCCTCCTCGACATGGGCGTCGATTCCCTTGACCAGCGCGTGGGTCAGCCGTTCCTCGACCGGGCGGTCACGCCAGCTGTCGTCCTTCGTCGAGGCCTTGGCGCCCTGTCCCTGATAGCGCTGGGCCAGATCGATCAGCTTGTCGGTCGCGCCGTCGTGCCGGTCGAACAGCACGTCCTCGCACGCCTCGCGCAGTTCGGGATCGATCTCGTCATAGACGTCGAGCTGACCCGCGTTGACGATCGCCATGCCGAGACCCGCGGGAATGGCGTGGAAGAGGAACACCGAATGGAGCGCGCGGCGCACCGTTTCGTTGCCCCGGAACGAGAAGCTGAGGTTCGACAGGCCGCCGGAGATATGTGCGCCCGGGCAGCGCTGGCGGATTTCCTTCGTCGCCTCGATGAAATCGAGGCCGTAGCGACGATGCTCGTCGATGCCTGTCGCGACGGCGAAGATATTCGGGTCGAAGATGATGTCGTGGGCGGGAAAGCCGTTGGCGAGCAGAAGGTCGTAGGCGCGGGCGCAGATCTCGACCTTGCGCTTCTTCGTGTCGGCCTGGCCCGTTTCGTCGAACGCCATCACGACCACCGCCGCGCCGAGATCGCGGCACTTGGCGGCCAGCTTCAGGAAAGGCTCCTCGCCTTCCTTGAGGCTGATCGAATTGACGATCGGCTTGCCGGACACGCATTTGATCCCGGCCTCGATCACCTCCCACTTGGAGCTGTCGACCATGACGGGCACGCGGGCGATGTCGGGTTCGGCGGCGATGCGTTTCAGAAACGTCGTCATCGCCTCGACCCCGTCGAGCAGGGCTTCGTCCATGTTCACGTCGATGATTTGCGCGCCATTCTCGACCTGTTCGCGCGCGACTTCGACGGCGGCGTCATAGTCGTCGGCCTGGATGAGCTTGCGGAATTTGGCGGAACCGGTGACGTTGGTCCGCTCGCCGATATTGATGAAATTGACGGCGGCGCTCGTCACGAGGCGATCTCCAAGGGTTCTAGGCCGGCGAGCACCATGTCCGACGTGCGCGTGGCCGGACGTCGCGGAATGGCGCCCGCGCATTCCCTGGCAATGGCGGCAATATGCTCCGGCGTGGTGCCGCAGCAGCCGCCGACGATATCGACCAGTCCTTCCTCCAGCCACTCGGCAACCTGGCGCGCGGTCTCTCCCGGACCCTCGTCATATTCGCCCAGATCGTTGGGCAGCCCCGCGTTGGGATAGGCCATCACGAGGGTCGCCGCGCGCGCATGCAGCGCCTTCAGATGCGGCCGCAGCGCTTCCGCGCCGAAGCTGCAGTTGAGGCCGATGGTGAGCGGATCGGCGTGGCGGACGGTCGCCCAGAAAGCCTCGACCGTGTGGCCCGACAGATTGCGGCCCGACAGGTCGGTCAGCGTCATCGAGAGCATCAACGGCAGATCTCGCCCGATCTCGCGCTCGACATTCTTTGTCGCAACGACCGCCGCTTTCGCGTTCAGCGTGTCGAACACCGTTTCGACGAGGATGAAATCGACCCCG from Sphingomicrobium sp. XHP0239 encodes:
- a CDS encoding protein-disulfide reductase DsbD family protein, producing MLARFLLLLLALFAASGPAWGQQNNIRPTLVAEGPVPVGGGEVELAIVFRTDPGWHGYWLNPGDAGLPLQIEWDVPDGVEVGDLRFPTPVILEAAGLINYVYKGDHALLTRLTVPPRSSGVVRIAADMRWLACTDEVCVPEQGRVDLAIPIGEGTDRGYEFDAYRRDLPRLLETPARFAKTGETLSIALPVPETLDVGEPTLFLADDRVIDYSAEQRFRRDGDRLIVDLVAREGADPASLAGVIRLGNGQGLEFRARPGEVPTGGRPITGDGGGEATLLALAGALIGGLLLNLMPCVFPVLTIKALHLARSGTSETRARRDALGYTLGAVLGTASLGLLLILLREGGNAVGWAFQLQDPRTIFVLLLLSGAITYNLLGLFELPVVAGDVETRSSIGTGALAAFVATPCAGPFLGTAIGTALLLPPLVGMGIFAMLGLGLALPFLALGFIPALRRRMPRPGPWMTTFKRWLALPMGLTVAACLWLLWRLAGPVGLAGGIFALGLMAAIFGLIARRVGMLRTAVAAVGAVALLGIVTLPDRPIERNVSVPGATAWSPERVAAARGAGRPVFVYFTADWCLTCKANERVAIARDSVREAFDEADVAVFVADWTDGNDTITRFLEERQRGAVPLYLWYPPGEEAEELPQLLTPSMLTERAAAS
- the metH gene encoding methionine synthase; amino-acid sequence: MTSAAVNFINIGERTNVTGSAKFRKLIQADDYDAAVEVAREQVENGAQIIDVNMDEALLDGVEAMTTFLKRIAAEPDIARVPVMVDSSKWEVIEAGIKCVSGKPIVNSISLKEGEEPFLKLAAKCRDLGAAVVVMAFDETGQADTKKRKVEICARAYDLLLANGFPAHDIIFDPNIFAVATGIDEHRRYGLDFIEATKEIRQRCPGAHISGGLSNLSFSFRGNETVRRALHSVFLFHAIPAGLGMAIVNAGQLDVYDEIDPELREACEDVLFDRHDGATDKLIDLAQRYQGQGAKASTKDDSWRDRPVEERLTHALVKGIDAHVEEDVEEARQSRGRAIEVIEGPLMDGMNHVGDLFGSGKMFLPQVVKSARVMKKAVARLLPYIERENVGGSNSTKGRIVLATVKGDVHDIGKNIVGVVLQCNGYEVVDLGVMVAWGDILDAARARQADMIGLSGLITPSLDEMVHNASEMEREGMDLPLLIGGATTSRVHTALKIAPAYSGPVLHVVDASRAVGVASKLMGEGRAAYVGDIAADYAKVRDARAGKGKGAILSLAEARANAPTFDPEGVATAPAKPGRHLFDDWDLADLRETIDWTPFFRSWELAGTFPAILEDEVVGETATELYAEAQAMLDRIIEEKWLTARGVAQVWPAHRDGDDVIVDGQRMPFLRQQVKKPGDRANFCLADFVADADDHVGGFAVAIHGADERAKAFEAAGDDFSAILLKALADRFAEAFAERLHQHVRTQLWAYAPDEDLGNDQLIAEKYRGIRPAPGYPACPDHGLKPPLFALLGGEPAGITLTENNAMWPASAVSGFYFAHADAAYFGVARVGADQVADYAERAGIDLATAKRRLSPNLDEAAAAS
- a CDS encoding homocysteine S-methyltransferase family protein — translated: MTKAEQLRALAARRVLVKDGAYGTAIQKLGLGEAQFRGNVALEREQRGNNDLLNLTQPDAIEAICIAYAQAGAHVLATNSFNANAISQADYDAAHLVDDINIAGAAIVRRVADRFSTDEAPRFVAGAVGPTNKTLSLSPDVADPGYREVSFDEVVSVYEGQVRALANGGVDFILVETVFDTLNAKAAVVATKNVEREIGRDLPLMLSMTLTDLSGRNLSGHTVEAFWATVRHADPLTIGLNCSFGAEALRPHLKALHARAATLVMAYPNAGLPNDLGEYDEGPGETARQVAEWLEEGLVDIVGGCCGTTPEHIAAIARECAGAIPRRPATRTSDMVLAGLEPLEIAS